A genomic stretch from Flavobacteriales bacterium includes:
- a CDS encoding phospho-N-acetylmuramoyl-pentapeptide-transferase — protein sequence MLYYLFDFLESHYHLPGAGVFQYISFRAAASIITSLIISMLIGKKVIEFLQLKQVGEIVRDLDLAGQVAKQGTPTMGGIIILSSIVIPTLLFAQLHNVYVILMLVSTVWLGLIGFADDYIKVFKRDKEGLAGRFKIMGQIGIGIIVGCTLYFNEDVAIKDRLVHGGETVETVVDGKTVELQRTPVYGEPEHSLVTTIPFVKDNEFDYSSLLFFLGDKAKDWGWLIFIPIVIFIVTAVSNGANLTDGLDGLATGTSAIAGVTLGALAYVSGNIIFADYLNIMYIPGSGELVVYIAAFVGACVGFLWYNQYPAQVFMGDTGSLALGGIIAVFALAIRKELLIPILCGIFLMENLSVVMQVSYFKYTKKKYGEGRRIFLMSPLHHHYQKKGWHEAKIVGRFWIVGIMLAVLTIVTLKLR from the coding sequence ATGCTATACTATCTGTTCGACTTCCTTGAATCGCATTACCATCTGCCAGGAGCTGGCGTGTTCCAGTACATCTCATTCCGAGCGGCTGCGAGCATCATCACTTCGCTTATCATTTCGATGTTGATCGGCAAGAAGGTGATTGAGTTCCTACAACTGAAGCAAGTGGGTGAGATCGTTCGCGACCTCGACCTCGCAGGCCAAGTTGCCAAGCAGGGAACACCTACAATGGGCGGAATCATCATCCTCTCCTCCATCGTCATTCCAACGCTACTATTCGCGCAGCTTCATAATGTGTACGTGATTCTGATGCTGGTCTCCACCGTTTGGTTGGGACTGATCGGCTTCGCGGATGACTACATCAAGGTCTTCAAACGAGATAAGGAAGGTTTGGCCGGAAGGTTCAAGATCATGGGCCAGATCGGCATCGGGATCATCGTTGGATGCACGCTTTATTTCAACGAAGATGTAGCCATAAAAGACCGACTGGTACATGGCGGAGAAACCGTTGAAACGGTTGTGGATGGAAAAACCGTTGAACTCCAGCGAACTCCAGTTTATGGCGAACCTGAACACTCACTGGTCACTACGATTCCGTTCGTAAAAGACAACGAATTCGATTACAGTTCGCTCCTATTCTTCTTGGGCGATAAAGCGAAAGACTGGGGTTGGTTGATCTTCATTCCGATTGTCATCTTCATCGTGACGGCTGTTTCCAACGGAGCCAATCTTACCGATGGTCTGGATGGTCTGGCCACTGGAACTTCAGCGATTGCGGGAGTCACACTTGGAGCATTGGCCTACGTTTCGGGTAACATCATTTTTGCCGATTACCTAAATATCATGTACATCCCAGGTTCGGGCGAATTGGTGGTGTACATCGCAGCCTTTGTTGGTGCATGTGTCGGTTTTCTATGGTACAACCAGTACCCAGCTCAGGTTTTCATGGGCGATACAGGAAGCTTGGCATTGGGCGGCATCATAGCGGTTTTCGCGTTGGCAATACGTAAGGAACTGCTCATCCCGATTCTGTGCGGAATCTTCCTGATGGAGAACCTTTCGGTGGTGATGCAGGTGAGCTACTTCAAGTACACCAAGAAGAAATATGGCGAAGGCCGCAGAATCTTCCTCATGTCTCCGCTGCACCATCACTACCAGAAAAAGGGCTGGCACGAAGCGAAGATCGTAGGCCGCTTTTGGATCGTAGGCATCATGCTCGCAGTACTCACCATTGTAACCCTGAAACTCAGATAA
- a CDS encoding UDP-N-acetylmuramoyl-L-alanyl-D-glutamate--2,6-diaminopimelate ligase: protein MKLLKDILYRAGIEEVVGSTNVAIENVCIDSREAKKFSLFIAVRGTLTDGHAYIEKAIEQGALAIVCEELPKELKKEVNYVQVKNSRYAAGVIASNFFDNPSQDLKLVGVTGTNGKTTTATLLYELFRALGYKVGLISTVRNLINDTVVAATHTTPDPINLNRLLAEMVDSGCEFCFMEVSSHALDQHRVAGIEFAGAIFTNITHDHLDYHQTFSNYIKAKKMLFDGLSSKAFALVNVDDKNGEVMVQNTKAKIVTYGLKSMADRKAKILENNLTGLILNIDGQEVITRLIGSFNAYNILSVYGAALELKEEKLQILTTLSNLHSPDGRFQFIKTENNILGIVDYAHTPDALDNVLSTIHELRTGNEKLVTLVGCGGDRDKTKRPEMARIAAEGSDKVILTSDNPRSEDPLAIIEDMKAGLDPVLKKKAVTIIDRAEAIRTACMLVQPGDIILVAGKGHEKYQEIKGIRTPFDDMEVLTTNLKQIH, encoded by the coding sequence ATGAAATTGCTGAAGGACATATTGTATCGGGCAGGCATTGAAGAGGTGGTGGGTTCAACCAACGTGGCCATTGAAAACGTGTGTATCGATTCGCGCGAAGCGAAGAAATTCTCGCTTTTCATCGCTGTGAGAGGCACGCTGACTGACGGCCATGCTTACATCGAAAAGGCGATTGAGCAAGGCGCATTGGCCATCGTTTGCGAGGAGCTTCCGAAGGAACTGAAAAAGGAAGTGAACTACGTGCAAGTGAAGAACAGCCGCTATGCTGCAGGCGTCATCGCTTCGAACTTCTTCGACAATCCTTCGCAAGATTTGAAACTGGTTGGCGTAACTGGAACCAACGGTAAAACAACCACCGCCACGCTTCTCTACGAACTGTTCAGGGCGTTGGGCTACAAGGTCGGATTGATTTCAACGGTCAGAAACCTGATCAACGATACCGTTGTTGCAGCCACGCACACCACTCCAGACCCGATCAACCTGAACAGACTTTTGGCTGAAATGGTGGATTCTGGTTGCGAATTCTGCTTCATGGAAGTGAGTTCGCATGCGTTGGATCAGCACCGTGTGGCTGGAATCGAATTCGCGGGAGCCATTTTCACCAACATCACTCACGACCATCTCGATTACCACCAGACGTTCAGCAATTACATCAAGGCGAAGAAGATGCTGTTCGATGGACTTTCATCCAAGGCATTTGCACTGGTCAATGTGGATGACAAGAATGGTGAGGTGATGGTGCAGAACACCAAGGCCAAGATCGTTACCTATGGTCTGAAATCGATGGCTGATCGCAAGGCCAAAATCCTTGAGAACAACCTTACTGGACTGATCCTGAACATTGACGGACAGGAAGTGATCACGCGATTGATCGGTTCGTTCAATGCCTACAATATTCTGAGCGTTTACGGAGCAGCGCTCGAACTGAAAGAAGAGAAACTGCAAATCCTGACCACACTCAGCAACTTGCATTCGCCAGACGGTCGCTTCCAATTCATCAAAACGGAGAACAACATTCTTGGGATTGTGGATTACGCCCACACGCCCGATGCGCTGGATAACGTGCTTTCGACCATTCACGAACTGCGCACCGGAAATGAAAAACTGGTCACGCTTGTGGGTTGTGGTGGCGACCGCGACAAGACCAAGCGACCAGAAATGGCCCGCATTGCAGCTGAAGGCAGCGACAAGGTCATTCTCACTTCTGACAATCCGCGAAGCGAAGACCCGCTGGCCATCATCGAAGACATGAAAGCTGGCCTTGACCCAGTTCTGAAAAAGAAAGCTGTGACCATCATCGACCGCGCGGAAGCTATCCGCACGGCCTGCATGTTGGTTCAGCCAGGCGACATCATTCTTGTGGCTGGAAAAGGCCACGAGAAATACCAGGAGATCAAAGGTATTCGCACGCCATTTGACGACATGGAAGTACTCACCACCAACCTCAAACAGATCCACTGA